Genomic segment of Polycladomyces abyssicola:
AGCGGCGGCCCGATATGGGACGGTCCCGATACCCGTGTGTGGATCAAGCTGGGACAAAGGCAGATCACACAGCAGGAAGAAGCGGAGATGCGTAAGCTGTTTTCGCTTCGCAAAAACCTGATCATCACATCCATCGAGGCGGACGGCATGCCATATCTAGCAGACGGGAATACGGGGATTCGCATGTTGACCGGCACGGTTCGGTCGGGGCAAGTGTTGGAACATCGGGGCGATTTGTTGTTGATGGGGGATGTCAATCCGGGTGGATGCGTCCGCACGACGGGCAGCTTGTATGTTTTGGGCGCCTTGCGCGGGCTGGCTCATGCCGGCAGTGAAGGCGACGAGACAGCGATCATCGCTGCCGCTCAGTTTCGTCCGACGCAGTTGCGCATCGCGGATACCATCTCCCGTCCGCCCGACGAGTGGGACGAATCGGATGTGGAGATGAAGTTCGCCTATTTGGTCAATCATCAGATTGCGGTGGACAAGATTCATCATTTCAGCCTCATTCGACCAGATAAAGAATGGAAAGAAAACCGAATGCGGCGATGGTAAGAGGGGGTAAGCCCGAGAGGAGGAGAAGTTGTGGGGGAGTCCATCGTTGTAACATCGGGAAAAGGCGGTGTGGGCAAATCCACCACGACCGCCAACGTCGGTACCGCCCTCGCCTTATCAGGAAAAAAAGTGTGCTTGGTGGACACCGATATCGGATTGCGCAATTTGGATGTGCTGATGGGACTGGAAAATCGGATCGTCTACGACCTCGTCGACGTGATCGAAGGAAATTGCCGTTTGCAGCAGGCGTTGATCCGAGATAAGCGTTGTGATGAACTGTATCTGTTGCCAGCGGCGCAATCCAAGGACAAGTCAGCTGTTTCCGCCCATCAGTTGCGCAAATTGATCGGTGAGTTGAAGGAAGAATTCGATTATGTGATCATCGATTGTCCGGCCGGGATTGAAACCGGTTTTAAAAATGCTGTCGCCGGTGCCGATCAGGCCATTGTCGT
This window contains:
- the minD gene encoding septum site-determining protein MinD, whose amino-acid sequence is MGESIVVTSGKGGVGKSTTTANVGTALALSGKKVCLVDTDIGLRNLDVLMGLENRIVYDLVDVIEGNCRLQQALIRDKRCDELYLLPAAQSKDKSAVSAHQLRKLIGELKEEFDYVIIDCPAGIETGFKNAVAGADQAIVVTTPENASVRDADRVIGLLEKERVEAPKLVVNRLKTQMVKDGGMMDVDEVVSVLAIDLLGVVPDDERIIRAGNQGEPIVLHHDCLAAQAYRNIARRIQGESVPLLVLDKERNVMSKLKRWLGFA
- a CDS encoding septum site-determining protein MinC, translating into MKKVLKPGVTIKGTKDGLLFLFDDSRPFSDILNELKHKLDSGGPIWDGPDTRVWIKLGQRQITQQEEAEMRKLFSLRKNLIITSIEADGMPYLADGNTGIRMLTGTVRSGQVLEHRGDLLLMGDVNPGGCVRTTGSLYVLGALRGLAHAGSEGDETAIIAAAQFRPTQLRIADTISRPPDEWDESDVEMKFAYLVNHQIAVDKIHHFSLIRPDKEWKENRMRRW